From Domibacillus sp. DTU_2020_1001157_1_SI_ALB_TIR_016, a single genomic window includes:
- a CDS encoding DegV family protein, giving the protein MKTAILTDSTAYLPKALREELNIFMIPLSVIFGEDAYREELDITMEEFYGKVNEGGRLPTTSQPVIGHFVELYEQIAKEYDAVIGIYLSSELSGTYQSSITAADMVEELDVYSFDSEISCAPQAFYVLRAAELVKEGKMPDDILAELTEMKKWTKAYFMVDDLNHLKRGGRLSGAQALIGGLLQVKPILHVEDKRLAPFEKIRTSKKALKRIGDLFGEDYEGGDTLQASVIHANREDEARKWTAELKQRFPNAEISISSFGPVIATHLGEGALALGWTKKRTSE; this is encoded by the coding sequence ATGAAGACGGCCATTTTGACCGACAGCACCGCTTATCTTCCAAAAGCGCTGCGCGAGGAGCTTAATATTTTTATGATTCCGCTCAGCGTTATTTTTGGTGAGGATGCATATCGTGAAGAGCTTGATATCACGATGGAAGAGTTTTACGGAAAAGTGAATGAAGGAGGCAGGCTGCCTACCACGTCTCAGCCGGTGATCGGCCACTTTGTTGAGCTGTATGAACAAATTGCCAAGGAATACGATGCAGTCATTGGCATTTATTTATCAAGTGAACTGAGCGGCACCTACCAGTCATCCATTACAGCTGCAGACATGGTAGAAGAATTGGATGTGTATTCATTTGATTCGGAAATCAGCTGTGCACCGCAGGCTTTTTACGTGCTACGGGCGGCAGAATTGGTCAAAGAAGGAAAAATGCCGGATGATATTTTGGCTGAGCTGACCGAAATGAAAAAATGGACGAAAGCGTACTTTATGGTAGATGATTTAAATCATTTAAAGCGGGGCGGACGCTTAAGCGGGGCACAGGCGCTGATTGGCGGCCTGCTTCAAGTAAAACCGATTCTCCATGTGGAAGACAAGCGGCTTGCGCCATTTGAAAAAATTCGAACAAGCAAAAAAGCGCTCAAACGCATTGGCGATTTGTTCGGAGAAGATTATGAGGGCGGAGACACGCTGCAGGCATCTGTGATTCATGCGAACCGGGAGGACGAAGCCCGGAAATGGACAGCGGAATTAAAGCAGCGGTTCCCGAACGCTGAAATCAGCATTTCAAGCTTTGGCCCGGTCATTGCCACACACTTAGGAGAAGGTGCCTTGGCGCTCGGTTGGACGAAAAAAAGAACGTCCGAGTGA